In Flavobacterium enshiense, the genomic stretch CATTGAAAAACGGCTTGTCCTGTTGAAAGAACCCATATTTTTTATCAGCAATGTTTGCAGTTGGTTTTTTAGGAAGGCTTTCTTTCGGATATTTCATAAAAGCACCTAAGGTAGCATAGGTCAAACGCAGACTTCCTTCCACACCAGGACGAGAACCTGTCAGAACAGAAAAACCATTAGCATTCCCTTCAAAATCGATTAAATCCTGCCATTCTTTGTCTGTTAATTTTTCTTTGTATTGTTGCCCAGCTCCGGTTATAAAATATTCGCCAATAGCCTTTTCCCCGGAATGTCCAAAAGGCGGATTCCCGATATCATGCGCCAACGCAGCTGCCGCCACAATCGCACCGAAATCGTTCATGTGATAACCGTGTACTTCTTTTAAATGAGGGTATTTTTCAAGCAGCTGCTTACCAACCAAACGCCCAAGAGAACGCCCAACAACGGAAACTTCCAAACTATGCGTTAATCGGGTATGTACAAAATCAGTTTTGGAAAGCGGAATTACCTGCGTTTTATCCTGCAGGCTTCGGAAAGCAGAAGAAAATATGATTCGGTCGTAGTCGACTTCAAATCCCAGACGGGTATCATCCTGTTCTTTTCGTAATCGTTTACTCGTATCGCCTTGTCTCCTTAATGACAGTAGCTGTTCCCATTGCATCATAACCTAAAGTTTGAAATTTTTAGCGTTACGAATGTACAAATTGAAAACCGAAATCTCTTATAAATCTTTTCGCATGCAAACACTGCTTTCCACGCCAACATATTGACCGTAATTAGGTATTTGATGGTAGCCAACTTTTTTATACAAAGCAATGGCATTTTCAAGTTTGAAAGAAGTTTCCAGTATACAGGAAGTAAAATGCAATTCTTTCGCCCAGACTTCCAACTCCTGTAAAACAGCCATAGCCACACCTTTATTTCTATGGTCCGGATGCACAAACATTCGTTTGATTTCACCGGTTTGCAAATCGTACGGTTTGAGCGCACCACATCCTACCGGAATATTGTTTTCGTAACAAACGATTGCATTTTCGAAGTAAATCTGATTGTATTGTGCGAAGAAATCCTTCTCATCACCATCAATATCTATCAGATAAGTATCAAATAATTGGGTAAGGTATTTGAAATCCTGGTTTTCCGAAGTCGTTCGAAGGAGTATCATCATTTATTTATTTGCCTGTTTGTGGATCTCCGCCTGAATAATATTGTTTTTTACCGATTTGAAAACCTGGCTCTTAGCTTCGGCAAAGGAAACATCGTAAATACGGTCCAACTGCTGAAATTGAACCGGATATTTCGACAATAATGTATCATAATAGTTATCCAACACCTCGTTTGAAGGAGATGTGAATTCAAGTTTCAGTTCAAAACGACGTACAAGCGCATCATCGATCATTTGAATCTGATTGGTTGCTGCAATCAGGATCGATTTCTTAGGGAAATTATCAATCAACTGCAGAATTGCGTTTACAACACGTTTCATTTCGCTGCTGTCCTTATTGTCGTAATCTCGGATCTGACCCAACGAATCAAATTCATCGAAAAACAACACGGCGCTTTCGTAATTGACCTCCTTAAACAATCCTTCGACGTTTTTAGCGGTTTCCCCCAATTTAGAAGAAACAATACTGGCCAGATTGACAATAATCAATTTCTTATC encodes the following:
- a CDS encoding GNAT family N-acetyltransferase, translating into MMILLRTTSENQDFKYLTQLFDTYLIDIDGDEKDFFAQYNQIYFENAIVCYENNIPVGCGALKPYDLQTGEIKRMFVHPDHRNKGVAMAVLQELEVWAKELHFTSCILETSFKLENAIALYKKVGYHQIPNYGQYVGVESSVCMRKDL
- a CDS encoding AAA family ATPase, giving the protein MSNLYFIDRSNVKLEDVVFNEAVSEQIGQFLKEYQFREVLEKYDLPVVNKMLLYGKTGCGKTMTAKAIAKQLDKKLIIVNLASIVSSKLGETAKNVEGLFKEVNYESAVLFFDEFDSLGQIRDYDNKDSSEMKRVVNAILQLIDNFPKKSILIAATNQIQMIDDALVRRFELKLEFTSPSNEVLDNYYDTLLSKYPVQFQQLDRIYDVSFAEAKSQVFKSVKNNIIQAEIHKQANK